The sequence CGAAAGCAACCATATCGTTGTACTGCCAATACTCTTTGCAGACAATATGGAAGTTTCCGCAGGATCTGACTTTGTCTTCAAGGCACACCTGCTTGACGGTCAAGGAAATCCTTATGCCGGACAGACCATTGAATTTGTCCTGGATTACGGCAATACCTACAGCGCTGTTACTGACAGCAACGGTGATGCCAAAGTTACCCTTAACCTGCAGGCCGGAAAACACTTGATTAAGGCAACGTACGAAACTGCCAGTGTTATTAAAACAATACTTGCGAAATAGAGATTAACTTCTCTATTTTTTACTTATTTTTTTAAAAATTAACCACTTCATGTAGATGTCACAAGACCATCGTATCATTTCATTAACTAACATCAATGTAATTAACTGATTGGGTAATTATTTTATCAGATTTTTCAATAAGCATTAATATTATCAATCATTCCTTCAAGTATATTGATTCAAAATCAGCTGCTGTTTTTCCATAGGAATTTCCAGATCAGTTCAGTCATGATTACAATGCACTTGATAATTTTGCAAGTATAATGTCGGATTCAAAAAAACTGCTTTATGGCCTTGTTTCATCATTTATCCAATTCATTGGAAAATTTTTAATTTTTTTCCCAAATTTTCAAGTCACTAAGTTTATATACTCATAAAAGTAATACTATTGTTAAGGGATTCCTTTTTGTATTTTTTTGGCATGTTTCGACCAAACGGTTAAATATGTAAAAAAATATAACTATTGTTATAAAAATTTTGGTGATAAAGTGAATAAAAAGATAGGTGTTATTTTAGCAATCGTCTTAGTTTCATTACTCGCTGTCGGAACTGTCAGTGCCGGCATGTTCGACTTTTTGGGAGGAGGAAACTCAGATAAGATAAGTATTGGTTATTTACCTTCCGATCACGACGCAGCATTATTCGTCGCTGATGCGCAAGGTTTGTACAAAGCAAATAATATTACTGTTGAACTTGTTCAGTTCAATAACGGTGGAGACCTTATGACTGCTATGGCAAGTGGAAAAGTTGATGTCGGTTATGTCGGTATCTCTCCTGTATTGTCCTCAGTTGAAAAAGGCGTTCCTGTAAAAATCATTTCCGCTGCTCAAACAGAAGGTAGTGGAATAATCGTATCAAATCAATCCGGAATTTCATCAGCTGCTGATTTATCTGGTAAAAACGTTGCAACTCCAGGTGAAGCATCTATTCAATATGTACTTTTAAATTATTACTTAAAAGCCAATAATTTAAAGATTGATGATGTAAACTCATCTGCAATGAAAACCCCTTCAATCAACGATGCAATCAATACCAACACTATTGATGCTGGTGTAACTTTCCAGCCATTCGTAAGCTCCTCTGAAGCTTCAGGAAACAAGGTTTTAGTAACATCCCATGAAATGTTGCCTAACCACCCATGCTGTGTTGTTGTAGCATCACAGGACCTGATTGACAAGCATCCGGATACCGTTAAAACCATTGCATCAATCCACGAAAACGCAACCAAATTCATCAACGACAACGTCCAGAACAACACAAGCGCTGTAGTTGACCTTTTACCTGATGATATTGTTTCCAATAAAACCGTTGAAGCAAATTCATTAATGAGCTTCCCATTCATTTCAGGTTTAGATAACGATTTCAAAGCTAGTGTGGACTCTTTCATGAAATTGGAAGTGGATTTAGGTATTTTAAACAATACCATACCTCATGAAAAATTATTCTGGGAAGGAAAATAATTCCTCCCTTTAATTCATTTTTTAAAATCAGTTCTTTTCATATTCTTTTACTATTAAATCCATCGCTTTTTTGGTGTTT comes from Methanobrevibacter millerae and encodes:
- a CDS encoding ABC transporter substrate-binding protein, with product MNKKIGVILAIVLVSLLAVGTVSAGMFDFLGGGNSDKISIGYLPSDHDAALFVADAQGLYKANNITVELVQFNNGGDLMTAMASGKVDVGYVGISPVLSSVEKGVPVKIISAAQTEGSGIIVSNQSGISSAADLSGKNVATPGEASIQYVLLNYYLKANNLKIDDVNSSAMKTPSINDAINTNTIDAGVTFQPFVSSSEASGNKVLVTSHEMLPNHPCCVVVASQDLIDKHPDTVKTIASIHENATKFINDNVQNNTSAVVDLLPDDIVSNKTVEANSLMSFPFISGLDNDFKASVDSFMKLEVDLGILNNTIPHEKLFWEGK